One window of the Streptomyces asoensis genome contains the following:
- a CDS encoding kelch motif-containing protein: MRDGVGGFVHRRVRRFAITTAVVAVLAGTNAPWLYRVGTEKYHDYAINRPAYKAVNGHWQIVEFPEEYRQDTIHAVLLHTGKVLLVAGSGNNQDNFDAKRFDTRIWDPARGTIKKVPTPNDLFCTGHTQLGDGSVLIAGGTKRYEKLRGDVTRAGGLMIVHNENPDKPITLPAGTRFTGRENGRTFVSRDPVLVPRATKVFDRRTGKFLRNDPGLGRIYVEARKSGARYETGTQDNYRIRGLGGVDGRNTYGIAQKLALDKKDFQGIRDAYEFDPVAEKYLKVDPMNEARWYPTLTTLGDGRILGVSGLDDIGQLVPGRNEVFDPATGKWTYTRKQRQFPTYPALFLTQDGKIFYSGSNAGYGPADVGRDPGIWDVAGNGFTELPGLSDPDLMETSATVLLPPAQDERYMVIGGGGVGESPRASARTRLVDLLDESPRFVDGPALAKGTRYPQVSVLPDDSVLVSGGSRDYRGRGNSDILQARLYHPESNTFERVADPLVGRNYHSGSLLLPDGRVMFFGSDPLYEDAANTKPGKFEQRIEIYTPPYVYRGERPRLSGGPKSIARGASGTFVSPDAAAVRKVRLVRPSASTHVTDVDQRSIALDFAVAGDRVRVTVPGNRNLVPSGWYMLFVVDGRGVPSEARWVKVP, from the coding sequence GTGAGGGACGGGGTCGGCGGTTTCGTCCATCGGCGCGTCCGCAGGTTCGCGATCACCACGGCGGTCGTCGCCGTGCTGGCCGGGACGAACGCGCCGTGGCTCTACCGCGTCGGGACGGAGAAATACCACGACTACGCGATCAACAGGCCCGCGTACAAGGCCGTCAACGGCCACTGGCAGATCGTCGAGTTCCCGGAGGAGTACCGCCAGGACACCATCCACGCGGTGCTCCTGCACACCGGGAAGGTGCTGCTGGTCGCCGGCTCCGGCAACAACCAGGACAACTTCGACGCCAAGCGGTTCGACACCCGGATCTGGGACCCGGCGCGGGGCACGATCAAGAAGGTGCCCACGCCCAACGACCTGTTCTGCACCGGCCACACCCAGCTCGGCGACGGTTCCGTCCTGATCGCGGGCGGCACCAAGCGGTACGAGAAGCTCAGGGGTGACGTCACCAGGGCCGGCGGCCTGATGATCGTCCACAACGAGAATCCGGACAAGCCGATCACCCTGCCCGCGGGCACCCGGTTCACCGGGCGGGAGAACGGCAGGACGTTCGTCTCCAGGGACCCGGTGCTCGTGCCGCGCGCGACGAAGGTCTTCGACCGGCGGACCGGGAAGTTCCTGCGCAACGATCCGGGGCTGGGGCGTATCTACGTCGAGGCGCGGAAGTCGGGGGCGAGGTACGAGACCGGGACCCAGGACAACTACCGGATCCGGGGGCTGGGCGGCGTCGACGGGCGCAATACCTACGGCATCGCGCAGAAGCTCGCCCTGGACAAGAAGGACTTCCAGGGGATCAGGGACGCGTACGAGTTCGATCCGGTCGCCGAGAAGTACCTCAAGGTCGATCCGATGAACGAGGCCCGCTGGTATCCGACGCTCACCACCCTGGGCGACGGAAGGATCCTCGGTGTCTCGGGACTCGACGACATCGGACAGTTGGTGCCGGGCAGGAACGAGGTGTTCGACCCGGCCACGGGGAAGTGGACGTACACGAGGAAGCAGCGGCAGTTCCCCACGTATCCCGCGCTGTTCCTGACGCAGGACGGAAAGATCTTCTACTCCGGGTCCAACGCGGGGTACGGGCCCGCGGACGTGGGCCGCGATCCCGGTATCTGGGACGTGGCCGGCAACGGGTTCACCGAACTGCCGGGGCTGAGCGATCCGGACCTGATGGAGACCTCGGCGACCGTGCTGCTGCCGCCCGCGCAGGACGAGCGGTACATGGTGATCGGCGGGGGCGGCGTCGGTGAGTCGCCCCGGGCCAGCGCGCGGACGCGGCTCGTGGATCTGCTCGACGAGAGCCCGCGCTTCGTGGACGGCCCCGCCCTGGCGAAGGGAACGCGGTATCCGCAGGTTTCCGTGCTGCCCGACGACAGCGTTCTGGTGTCGGGCGGCTCGCGGGACTACCGGGGGCGGGGGAACTCCGACATTCTCCAGGCCCGGCTCTACCACCCGGAGAGCAACACCTTCGAGCGGGTCGCCGACCCGCTCGTGGGGCGCAACTACCATTCCGGCTCGTTGCTCCTGCCCGACGGCCGGGTGATGTTCTTCGGCTCCGACCCGCTGTACGAGGACGCGGCGAACACGAAGCCGGGGAAGTTCGAGCAGCGGATCGAGATCTACACACCGCCGTATGTGTACCGGGGGGAACGGCCGAGGCTTTCGGGCGGACCGAAGAGCATCGCCCGGGGCGCTTCGGGGACGTTCGTCTCCCCGGACGCGGCCGCCGTCCGCAAGGTACGGCTCGTCCGCCCGAGCGCGTCCACCCATGTGACGGACGTGGACCAGCGGTCGATCGCGCTGGACTTCGCCGTGGCGGGGGACAGGGTGCGGGTCACCGTGCCGGGAAACCGGAATCTGGTGCCGAGCGGCTGGTACATGCTGTTCGTCGTCGACGGCCGGGGGGTGCCGAGCGAGGCGCGGTGGGTGAAGGTGCCTTGA
- a CDS encoding glycoside hydrolase family 6 protein, producing the protein MYVRRGTASLPGAVLLSAVVLFAVPALAGCSSGGGDDTADRPTSGRAGVTRQPGQTGPFWVDPDGSAARQVAAYERAGKTDEAAAIREIAGQPTGQWLGPEHPEEEARGFTEAADRAGRTPLLVLYNIPHRDCGQYSGGGAADGAAYRAWIAAVARGIADRPAVVVLEPDALLHLVDGCTPQEFHEERYDLLDDAVTALKALENTKVYLDAGNAGWGRPDQIFQPLRRAGLDRADGFAVNVSNFYSTPDSVEYGRQLSARTGDKHFVIDTSRNGNGPYEEGDPAERWCNPPGRSLGAPPTTTTTDPLVDAYLWVKRPGESDGECKGGPKAGEWWPEYALRLADG; encoded by the coding sequence ATGTACGTCAGGAGGGGGACCGCGTCCCTGCCGGGCGCGGTACTGCTGTCCGCGGTGGTGCTGTTCGCGGTGCCGGCGCTCGCGGGCTGCTCCTCGGGCGGCGGTGACGACACGGCCGACAGGCCCACGAGCGGGCGGGCCGGTGTCACCCGACAGCCCGGGCAGACCGGCCCGTTCTGGGTCGACCCGGACGGCTCGGCGGCCCGCCAGGTGGCGGCGTACGAGCGGGCGGGCAAGACGGACGAGGCCGCCGCGATCCGCGAGATCGCCGGGCAGCCCACCGGTCAGTGGCTCGGCCCGGAGCACCCGGAGGAGGAGGCCCGGGGCTTCACCGAGGCCGCCGACCGGGCGGGCCGCACCCCGCTTCTCGTCCTCTACAACATCCCGCACCGCGACTGCGGTCAGTACTCCGGGGGCGGTGCGGCGGACGGCGCCGCCTATCGGGCCTGGATCGCCGCGGTGGCCCGAGGCATCGCCGACCGCCCGGCGGTCGTCGTCCTCGAACCCGATGCCCTGCTCCACCTGGTCGACGGCTGCACCCCGCAGGAGTTCCACGAGGAGCGCTACGACCTCCTCGACGACGCGGTCACCGCCCTGAAGGCCCTGGAGAACACGAAGGTCTACCTGGACGCGGGCAACGCCGGCTGGGGCCGGCCCGACCAGATCTTCCAGCCGCTCCGGCGCGCGGGCCTGGACAGGGCCGACGGCTTCGCGGTCAACGTCTCCAACTTCTACTCCACACCGGACTCCGTCGAGTACGGCAGGCAGCTCTCCGCGAGGACCGGCGACAAGCACTTCGTCATCGACACCAGCCGCAACGGCAACGGCCCGTACGAGGAGGGCGACCCGGCGGAGCGCTGGTGCAACCCCCCGGGCCGCTCCCTGGGGGCACCCCCGACCACCACCACGACGGATCCCCTGGTCGACGCCTACCTGTGGGTGAAACGCCCGGGCGAGTCCGACGGCGAGTGCAAGGGCGGCCCGAAGGCGGGGGAGTGGTGGCCGGAGTACGCCCTGCGACTCGCGGACGGATGA
- a CDS encoding class F sortase yields the protein MSDRERSSGRFLTGLAWAVLLLGLWLWGREVTDVRHGISAPATGDMAAVGRPPDAELPPAVKPLGQALPQRIDIPDLGVQAPVVARGLDTEGGVDPPPFDQAGVVGWYADGAKPGARGTALLVGHVDTETRPAVFYKLSTLKAGETVRVVRDDGKVAEFTVDDVEVVQRDRFDARQVYGPRQPDRAELRLITCGGTFDRVSRSYTANVIVSAYLTGTGV from the coding sequence ATGTCCGACCGCGAACGCTCTTCCGGCCGCTTCCTCACCGGCCTGGCCTGGGCGGTGCTGCTGCTCGGGCTGTGGCTGTGGGGGCGCGAGGTGACCGACGTACGGCACGGCATTTCCGCCCCGGCCACCGGTGACATGGCCGCGGTGGGCCGCCCGCCGGACGCCGAACTCCCGCCCGCCGTCAAGCCGTTGGGGCAGGCGCTGCCGCAACGCATCGACATCCCCGACCTGGGCGTGCAGGCCCCGGTCGTCGCCCGCGGGCTGGACACCGAGGGGGGCGTCGACCCGCCGCCCTTCGACCAGGCGGGCGTCGTCGGCTGGTACGCCGACGGCGCGAAACCCGGCGCCCGCGGCACGGCCCTGCTGGTCGGGCATGTCGACACCGAGACCAGGCCCGCCGTCTTCTACAAGCTCAGCACGCTCAAGGCCGGCGAGACGGTACGGGTGGTCCGCGACGACGGGAAGGTCGCCGAGTTCACCGTCGACGACGTCGAGGTGGTCCAGCGCGACCGCTTCGACGCCCGCCAGGTCTACGGCCCCCGGCAGCCGGACCGCGCCGAACTGCGGCTGATCACCTGCGGCGGCACCTTCGACCGGGTGAGCCGCAGCTACACGGCGAACGTGATCGTGTCGGCGTATCTGACGGGCACGGGCGTCTGA
- a CDS encoding HAD-IIA family hydrolase, whose product MADRKPIESWLTDMDGVLIHEGVPIPGADAFLKKLRDSGKPFLVLTNNSIYTPRDLHARLRRMGLDVPIDNIWTSALATAQFLDDQRPEGTAYVIGEAGLTTALHDIGYILTDHEPDYVVLGETRTYSFEAMTKAVRLINDGARFICTNPDETGPSAEGALPATGAVAALITKATGKNPYFAGKPNPLMMRTGLNAIGAHSENSAMIGDRMDTDVLAGMEAGMQTFLVLTGLTRPEQVENFPYRPSKIVDSIADLVDRI is encoded by the coding sequence ATGGCAGACCGCAAGCCCATCGAGTCGTGGCTCACCGACATGGACGGTGTGCTCATCCACGAGGGCGTCCCGATCCCCGGCGCCGACGCCTTCCTGAAGAAGCTGCGCGATTCGGGCAAGCCGTTCCTGGTCCTGACCAACAACTCGATCTACACCCCGCGCGACCTGCACGCCCGGCTGCGGCGCATGGGCCTGGACGTGCCGATCGACAACATCTGGACCTCCGCGCTGGCCACCGCCCAGTTCCTGGACGACCAGCGCCCCGAGGGCACGGCGTACGTCATCGGCGAGGCCGGTCTGACCACCGCGCTGCACGACATCGGCTACATCCTCACCGACCACGAGCCCGACTACGTCGTCCTCGGCGAGACCCGCACCTACTCGTTCGAGGCGATGACGAAGGCCGTCCGGCTCATCAACGACGGCGCCCGTTTCATCTGCACCAACCCGGACGAGACCGGCCCCTCCGCCGAGGGCGCGCTCCCGGCCACCGGAGCCGTCGCCGCGCTGATCACCAAGGCGACCGGCAAGAACCCGTACTTCGCGGGCAAGCCGAACCCGCTGATGATGCGCACCGGTCTGAACGCCATCGGCGCCCACTCCGAGAACAGCGCGATGATCGGCGACCGCATGGACACCGACGTCCTCGCGGGCATGGAGGCCGGCATGCAGACGTTCCTGGTGCTCACCGGGCTGACCCGGCCCGAGCAGGTCGAGAACTTCCCGTACCGCCCGTCGAAGATCGTGGACTCGATCGCGGATCTCGTCGACCGGATCTGA
- a CDS encoding ROK family transcriptional regulator — MNLLALRSHNTALVLDLLRTAGPEGISRLELAERTGLTPQAVSKITARLREEGLAAEAGHRASTGGKPRTVLRLVPEAGHAIGVHLDRDELRVVLADLDGRVVGERCVPLSLGAGAEAVLGAVVSEVTQVVEGEASARGSGGGGVASTLLGVGVVLPGPLDHARGVLHRVTGFPEWDGFPLRDVLAARLGVPVVVDKDTNAAALGLAVGGERGSFACLHLGTGLGAGLVIGGTVHRGARTGAGEFGHQVIQLDGPPCPCGNRGCVEALCLAAIGRGDMAEAARVLGEGAANLAGLLDIDAVLLGGRTIAAAPEPFVRGVAAVLDAHARREGSREGPVPVRLAPGGARAVAEGAAQLLLAPVFGRGDG, encoded by the coding sequence GTGAACCTGCTCGCCCTGCGCAGCCACAACACCGCGCTCGTGCTCGACCTGCTGCGCACCGCCGGCCCGGAGGGCATCAGCCGGCTGGAGCTCGCCGAGCGCACCGGTCTCACCCCGCAGGCGGTCAGCAAGATCACCGCCCGGCTGCGGGAGGAGGGGCTCGCGGCGGAGGCCGGCCACCGCGCGTCGACCGGCGGCAAGCCACGCACGGTCCTGCGACTGGTCCCCGAGGCCGGCCACGCGATCGGCGTCCACCTCGACCGGGACGAGCTGCGGGTGGTCCTGGCCGACCTCGACGGGCGCGTGGTGGGCGAGCGATGCGTCCCGCTGTCGCTGGGCGCGGGGGCGGAGGCGGTACTGGGCGCGGTGGTGAGCGAGGTGACACAGGTCGTCGAGGGCGAGGCCTCTGCCAGGGGGTCCGGCGGCGGGGGTGTCGCGTCCACGTTGCTCGGGGTCGGGGTGGTGCTTCCCGGGCCTCTCGACCATGCCCGCGGGGTGCTGCACCGGGTCACCGGCTTTCCCGAGTGGGACGGGTTCCCGTTGCGGGACGTGCTGGCGGCGCGGCTCGGCGTGCCGGTGGTCGTCGACAAGGACACCAACGCCGCCGCGCTCGGCCTCGCCGTCGGCGGCGAACGCGGCTCCTTCGCCTGTCTGCACCTCGGTACGGGCCTGGGCGCCGGCCTGGTGATCGGCGGGACCGTGCACCGGGGGGCCCGTACCGGCGCGGGGGAGTTCGGCCACCAGGTCATCCAGTTGGACGGGCCGCCCTGCCCCTGCGGCAACCGGGGCTGCGTCGAGGCGCTGTGCCTGGCGGCCATCGGCCGGGGGGACATGGCCGAGGCGGCGCGGGTGCTCGGCGAGGGCGCTGCGAACCTGGCCGGCCTGCTCGACATCGACGCCGTGCTGCTGGGCGGCCGCACGATCGCGGCCGCGCCGGAGCCGTTCGTACGGGGAGTCGCCGCCGTCCTGGACGCCCACGCACGCCGCGAGGGCTCACGGGAGGGCCCCGTACCGGTACGCCTCGCCCCCGGCGGAGCCCGAGCCGTCGCAGAGGGCGCGGCCCAACTACTGCTGGCACCGGTCTTCGGCCGAGGAGACGGCTGA